In Styela clava chromosome 10, kaStyClav1.hap1.2, whole genome shotgun sequence, the sequence CATTcatgcttgaaaatctgtctgggTGATAAAAGTGTCCGAGCGaccacaaaattttaaatgtttctTGGATGTCAGCTCATTGCTGATTGGACACTGTTGTGGAAATAAATAATTGTTTGATGCTTGGGAGAATGCGTTCctcattttaaaatgtttaatttgtcatcattttttttttctttcaccACTATTATCCATTGACGGAATAAAAAGTATTGTATTCTTTTTTAGGACTCTACCAGGGAATGTGCTTAAGAAGGGTTTATGGTTGTCTTGTGAATGCCCTACAAGAATAGATCTCTCTGGTGGTTGGTCAGATACGCCTCCAATATGTTATGAAAATGGTGGGTCTGTCGTAAACGTTGCTCTATTGCTTGGTAAgttgaagtgaatatttttcacTAGATACATTCTTGTTATAGTAATTACACTTGAAAGTAAGTGATTTACATTCTTGGAAGATATGTATGTACTCACTATGGTTTAATAATAGCAATCACTCTTTCCATAAATCCAATCTGGTATTGTGGTTGTTGTCTGTCTGGGTTGCTTTTTTTTAAACTAATATGCCAATCAATTAGAAATTACAGTCCAATATGGTTGATGCCTCTGGAATGATTTtccttttattttatttttcaatttcaattttcttcaagCCATATGGGACTGaatattttacacaaaattttgctgtttcattttCATTGCTAGCCAACTTTTATATAGCGTTTATTTAAGCTTACTTTCTTGTTTATGTTGTTACAGTTTGAActgtaatttaaatttgaagtaCCAGAATTGGGCTATTTGGAATAAAAAGGTTTTCATCAGACCATGGCTTCATTTTCTGCCCTTTTCTACAGTGTCTTTTGCCATTAAATGTCTTTTTCCTTTACATGTCTTTTACCATTAAATGAAAACCTAttgatttctgtttttttttatttttttttattagaaaatgAACGTCCAGTTGGTGCACGAGTAAAAGTTATCAAAGAGCCAATGATTTCGATGacaacagtaataaaaaaagataaagtGTCTTTCTCTAACCCTTATTATGATATTGAAAAGTTCCGAGATTACTGCCGACCACAAGCCCAGGGTATGCCAATTTTTTTGGAGACAAGCGTAGACATTTAATGCACTATTCAATGTCACCCTGCAATTTATCCCACTTTGATGAACATAGCAAGTGGGTCAGGCAATCCGTCCCTGACAAAgtctatattattttatattgatgaaatagcTCAAGGCTTGCGCTATTATAATACTACAAAGATCATGTCGCTTTGATCATATCaagtttgtttttatatatacttatagTTTGTATAATTCAGACAATAAAAGCCAATTGAACTATTGTACAGGTTTTTCTCGAGCCTCTGGAATGCTACATTGGGGTTTCGGTCGACCTAAAACGTCGAAAGTCCACTGATCTAGACCAGGGCTCCCCAAACAGAGTTTGCGACCCCACACAACGAATTGTAGTGGTCGCAAGaagaacaccaattttacacaaattaCTTATATCTATTAGACTATTATACTATTTTGGACTTTTGATTTGGAACACGATTTTTAAAACTAGTGCAATACATAAATCTTACGATTTTGAGAGAATACATAGAGAGGGTATCCGCTTTCAtcgaactgtttagcattttaaacagGAACCGGAGTTgcggaaaatttcaaaaagacaAGAAGGGGTTGGAGCTTATAAGTTTTGAAAGCCTTGATCTGTACTAGTCTTCGACACCCTCACATTAGGTGACTTAGCTTCTGTAAAAATATTAGACAGTTTAGAAAAAACTAttccaaaatgaatattattattcCAGATGCATTATTGAAAGCCTGTTTTGTATTTGCTGGAATTGTTTCATTGGATTCCAAGTTATCACTGGAAGAACAATTACTGGAAAGGTTGGgaattttgaattcattcatttttgatgATTTTCATTTTTCCTATATAGTGACTTCTTAGTGAACCTATAGATGAAAGTTTTAATGTAAATCCTAAGTCATGTCACCCAATGATTattgctcaaaaaatattttaatccaaAATCTAGTTGTTTCTCTGTGGAACCAGCATGTCAGCATAGTCAACCATCAGGTCCATGCGTCTGAAATGAATAACTCCTTTAGTATTCCCATACCTGATATGGAATGGTAATTAGATGAAAGATTATAGTTTACCATATAATTCAGCCATCTTATCGACTTCCGTCTAcaccaaaataaaatactgtCCATTGAACAATCAATCCGTCATGGATAGAATTTTTTCTATGTAATCAGATATGGCGGAGGACTAGAAATTCAAACCTGGTCAGACTTACCTCGAGGATCCGGACTCGGAACAAGTAGTATTCTTGCAGGTATATTGTGCAGAAAgattattcaatcaattttacaaatatgaaaatttactGTCTTGATTTTATCATTGTTGGTTTCAAATTCGATTGTATAATTTGACACAAAATGGATCTATGGAAAGTTTGTTAAAATCTTGTTGTTGttaggaaaaaaaaacttttctgcCCAACTAATGaaccaatcaattttaaatttcctTTCGAGTTCTAATTCTAGTTAGCCAAACTCAGAAATTGAATTTGTCAGAGTCAGAATTTCAGATCTCTTATGGTGATaattaaagtaaaattttatttacattccatAATTGATCTCAACAGACGAAGAAGGTTTGCATATGCCAAAGCTTTTGCTATCAAAATTCAGCTTTCATAAAGCTGGATTCTAATATTTCTTAAAACTGGATTTGGGTGACAATTCAACATTGAATGTTAATCAACCAGGGGATAATAAATTTCCCTCAGACTTCACAGCATAAGTAGTTATTATTTCTTACCTGACAGGTGCAATTATCACGGTTTTGCTTTATTCTGGAGGCCATGTTGCTGATTTAGATTGTGTCATGCATGCAGTATTGATGGTTGAACAATTGATGACAACAGGTGGAGGTTGGCAGGATCAAGTCGGAGGTATTTGTTGtaatatttttcgatttttttatgAAACGTTTTTGCTTTGAACCaggctctgtacaagcaacTGTTATAATATGAACGACTATTTTTGAGAGGACTGGAAACTTACAATTCGGCTCTGCCTATACAACCGGTTCTCAGCCATTAGATCATGGCCCACTTCTGGGCTACAGAAACACTGCCAGggtttttgataaattagtCAAACTTTTATCGAAATAAATGATTCTGCTGCTTTTTGGCTCTGGGTGGTAATTCTCATTTTAATTACTCAAAGTGTCTATCTTTGTAAAAACAATTTCTTGTTTTTCCTGTATTTCTccccttgcatgagaaagtaAATGGGCCAAAGTAcaattttttgtgcaacaaaaatgggctctgaaagaaaaaaggttgaaaaccactgagcCTCCTATCCAATTCACTACATGAGGGATGAGATAGTGGGTGAAAAGGTTCAAATCCAAGATGTTTACCCTGTGAAAGGAACATACATAGATATCTCGGTAGTCGACCAAAAACCGCACGTCTTGGCTGCCTCTCGACAATTCAACAAGCATCAATTTGGGTCAAAACGTTACCTGGATATTATGTGTTAAGAAATTGTTGTAATTTAGTGCTTTTTCGTGCCGTTGATCATGCTTCTAAAAAACGAGTACCTTAAAGGAAGAAGTGAAGAAAATATTTACCATTGTTTCTTATGGCGAAAAAGTTTTGGTACTGTAACGAATTGGTAGTCAAACACCTATCCCGAACAAATTATGTTCGATTACTGATATATTGTTGTAGTCAGGGGCAGCGCTCAAAGGATTATGATTGTCTGCAATCTACTGTAATTTGATCGTAAAATCTCCGAATTGATAAATTGTTTCATTACTTCATCTTTTTAGGAATGGTAGGTGGTATCAAGAGATGTTTCTCAGAGAATGAACTTCCTCTGAAAATAGGAATGAAACCAATTGGTGAGATAGGTTTTCAGTTTACTTTACCCTATCTCTAAAAGCCTGCGATTTTTTAACAAAGCCTGACAGTTAGCGGTTCGCAACTTCATTTGACTTCTTCCATTAGGGCTATTCCGATGTTCAGTTGGGGTGATATGGTAGATGAAATTGGTTGTTGCTCCTAAAATAAAGAACATTTTGAATAATCTAATCTTTTGCATTCGATGATTGATTGCTGTAACATGTAAAAGAAAATAGACCTGATAAACTCATTTTGTCTTGTGTATTTCTtacttttctaaaaaaaaaaaaatttttttaaattgtttaaatCTGGCCCAGCTATGTAGTAGGAATTGTGATGCAAGACCCAATGGTATTTAACTATTACTACAAAATAGTATCACAGATAGTCCAAAATGAAACAGCTATTCGAATACAATAAAAGTTGGTTTGTTTAATATAGTAAGTTCTTAATTTatgaacattttttatttttcaatttttcattttaagcaTTTAACATCTGATGATTGGGAATAATATATGGTACTTCATACAACTTCTGACACTATACAAAAATTTgaacatattcaaaataaaacctATTTTCGTTTATCTGCACTACAATATACCTTGAGTCCATCAAATTCATAACATATTTcttgtttgaaattaatatttgagaatgcattctgtatcatagataatTTGTTACTTTTAAATTCCTGGTCATTAAGACTCAAATAGAAAATTTGTACATATTGTAATTTGCTTGCTATATTTATacccaaattttttattaaggTTACTAGTTATTGACTACAGCTAATTACTTTATCAGCTGTCGGTAAAGATTTCCTTGGGAAATTTGAAGAAAGACTAAAACTGATATATACTGGAAAAACAAGACTTGCTAGAAACATGTTGCAGGTATTGGGTATAATAGTATGAATGGTTGTGGAAATTAGGCCTGTCTGAAATGCATGCCATATTGAATTCTTAGCTAGTGTTATGAGAAAGTCACACTTCAACATTTGGAGAGTTATGGTGTATGCATAATTAAGTATTGTAATAGCAATAAGGAATATTAGAACTTTATCGAGTACAGGGAGATAAATGTGAGAGTAATTTTCAACCTATACAAGCAAAATATTCAACTTCAGCATTCcagataaaaatttaaattcctTGTATAATTTGGCATTTCTACGGCATTTCTACATGACTGTTCTACATTTAACTACATTGTGGTATAGAACGACGCATATACAGaacttgatttttaaaattgataaatatcaGGATTATATTCTTCATAACAGCGAAATTTTAAGGTCTGACTTATGTATCCCTATTTTGATTAAATTAATAGGAAGTTTTGGTATGATTGTTgtaaataagaaataattgattaatttttttttttaatatctcaaGCAACAAATTGTTATTTCAGGATGTCCTACGGAACTGGTATACTAAAACTCCAAAAATTATCAAGAATTGTAAAAATCTTGTCAACAATGCTCTTAATTGTGAGGAATCATTTTTAAAAGGTAATAAAAATACTATTCAGAAATTTGTcttcaaattaatattacaaactttcaaaaaaattttgatgttgaaATTTAAGTTTCAAAATGGCTTCTTTACTAGTTTTTAGTTGATTTTTGATTGCAACTTATATATTGACACATattgttgattttgattttcttaGTTATCATCTTTTGTTAACTAAAAACAGTTCTACGCAGAATTTTAAATACGTTAACATAACGAAAGTCTAGTCATTCACACTTCACTTTAACACCGTTTATGACatagaaatttttcatatagCATGCACATTTAATCAAATCGATGTGGAAGCTTACTTTTATACACATAAATGACCATAACGTGACTTTTTTGTCAACATTGAGGGATTCAATTATTTTGTGTTAGTTTACTTATTAAATGCGAGCCGggggaatttaaaaaaaaagagaagAATTTAGGAGAAAGTGGGTTGCTATTTAGCCATATACACAACATTATCTAGCAACATTGCACCGTGCAGGTTTGGACACTTAATGTAACTGTTGGACATGTATCCTTATATAATGATGCTTTTCATTTCTCTCACTGTTCATGGTATGAATACACTCtccacctctgattaccctgcacgGGTTCTCAGGTTCTAATCTTTGGGGATAATTATTTGgtgaggattgctggattcacCGTCGCCATAGGTTggtcacgtaaccactggtcagcTACGGCTTTGGACGGAAATGGTTTACTATATGATCAAGTCGTCtccttattggctttcctcacctctggataaatatgtaaattctattattttttttataggtGACATTGGAGCAGTGGGTGAATGCATTAATGAATACTGGAAGCAAAAGAAAATAATGGCGCCAGGTTGTGAACCGGCGTCTTGTACAGAGATAATGAAAGTCCTGCAACCTTATTCCTTAGGACAAACACTCGCTGGAGCAGGGGGTGGAGGTTTTCTGTGTGTTTTATTGAAGGAACCACAGACTAAAGAGTTTATCTATGATCTAGTAAAAAATATAAAGGTGAGTGCCGCTtacattttgcaaaatttgtcGAAGTCCACATTTTACTCAACTCGATCGGAACTGAAATATTATAGTAGTGAAAATAGCAAATAGAAACCATTTCGTATGCATATATTCTTTTATTAGGACTGCAATAAAAGGGAGCAGTGGTAAGAGTCTGGGAGTTTGCATTAAACCCGtgcttgttttttgtttcaaatgttAGAGGAATGCAACAAATGGTTTACGCACACACAGATGACAACACAAGTTATATTTGGCATTTCAAAagttaatataaaatttacgAAAAGTGTGTCATGTTAATGCAGCTTATGTAGTGGCACACATACATTATATGAAATGAGCCAACCTGTTTTATTAGTGGGCACGATACAAAACTACAGctttttccaaaattttgaatcccaccactagGTAAGATTGAGTGCTGTTGAAAGACTGAATTCTACTTTTCGATTATAAGCTATAATATATCTACACATGACTCTTGACATGACTGCAAACCAGCTGGTTATGTGAAGATCCGCATGCTCTGATCTCATGAAAGTTGATTAAGTCATGAAAATAACATAAAACTGCTGTCTGGCTCTATGAAATAATTCTCCATTTGTCAGGATTCATACTAAATTCTTTTCATTTCCAGGGTGCTGAAGATTTGACTGTGTATAATGCTACGGTAGACATGACTGGTGCTTTGATATCTACCACAAGTGTGGATGACTGATCATcctttagaccaggggtgtgcaacctttttcgcaggcgggccaaatatcaataaccgggtgaaaccgcgggccgcacctacaTTTAACAcagctttctattagttgcaggcacaaaatgatgtctttttgttattgatctcatgtcatcattaggggtccttgcagaaatgataAGTTAAAACGCCTAAATTGTTAGCTTTTGTatcttttaataataattttttttaaactgctcTCCAGTtgcctccgcgggccgcacaattttccttTGCAGGCTGCATttgggccgcactttgcacagcCCTGCTTTAGACCTTTAGTCTAAAAACCAAAATTTCTTCAATAGTGTATCATGATCgcaaatttctaaatttaacTTAGGTTGTTAACCTAGACACTCATGTGCAAAAAAAACGCTCATAATAATTGCTTTCACTAACTTGAAAATCAAATGTCTTGTTATATGCAGTTTATGCAATATGACCGCAGTCGTTTATAAACTTATGCCATCGTTTGTATGAGCATCAAATTTTGTTTCTTGCTATTATTCAgctatattgtttgtttacttttttATTACAGTGATTCAAATGAAATAAACACTTCTTTCAATTTGTCTTGTGCAATTTCAAAGTAGGACTTTAAAATTGTCTATGAACCGTTTCACAATTTTATTGAATGTGACCTCGGACCTCTGTAGTAGTAGCTGGTTCTGAGGTTAATATAATGTGCCAATTACCCactatttttcacatttcaaaactGTTGAGATCCAGGTGGTTCGCCATCTTGTTTTAAATGTCGGACAACCACAGCAAATGATTTATATACATCGCATCTGACAACTAGTGTGAAATTTGGCATCCAGAGTTATGCATTAGTTTTCTAAAGCATGTTATGTTAATGCAGTTTACATAACGAGACACATATTTTCTGAACCTTATTGTGGTGGGTTCGGTACAAAAGATAACCCGCTTTTGAATCCCATCCCTGCAGATGGCTTTAAACAGTACTATCACGAATCTCTTTTTCGAGATGAACAGATTAGGTCTTAGACTGAGCAACTGTGAATCGGCGCCATTAGGGACAGTTATATACAGTTTTTCCTCATCTGTTCTATAGCATGTGGCTTTAAAACAATGTCAATAAATATAATCATTAAAATTGAGCAATCGTGGTCTTCATAGCCCACAATTCACAGCTAAATGCTGTACTTGCAAATCTTGTTACTTATCGCCATTGCTTACCATTAAAATCTTGAATATCAGACAGTTGTAACATTATTCATAAGTTAGATGAATGGTAAAGGTAAATAAATGGTAGAAGGTGTGTTACTTGAAATAGAATACCTGATAAATGCGCACCTTGCTATTTTTCTTCACGTAGAAGGCTAGTTTCCAAATATCTCTCAGACAAGCTAGAAGTGAAAAGCACATTGGTAAACCAGATTTCATATCATATGACCCTAGTCCAGTCATTTGTGGTAGTTGGCAAAGCAGGTCGTTATTCGACATATCCAAGCAATTCATTCTGGGGCCCCAATTCAATTGCCTCACTAAAACTTCTATAGATCATAAGTCTTCAAAATGTATTGGCAGTGAATGTAGTAAGCATgtggtatatttataaataaatgttaACTAGTGACGATATTGATAACAACCTGATCTAGATTCTATAATGTGAATAGAAGTGTGTAACAGCTGGGACTGGAATTCTGAGAATATTCAATCAGTTTACAATTACTTTTCATCACAACCTGTCATTGTAGGTATGTACCTTCACCAAATACTGCAAACTAGTTTGAGGCATTCAGAGTCGTAAAGAAACAAGCCTAACTTCATATTAATGTGAGGAAATTTTGTTCCATACTGTGTCTTTGACATCAACAgatttttttctgattaattaACAGTCAATGTGTTTTTATTGAGATTCTTTGCACTAATGAGTATCTTGAATGACCGCTAATTTTGGGAAATAGCTCATCATTAAGGGATAAAATGTTTGACCACACATCATTTTTCAGGCTCTGAAGAATCCCAAAAATCTCCAAACGTTATTGGTTCGCAAGTCAAAGTACGTAAATTCAGTAAAACTGCTGTCTCAGTTTTATCAAAGCTCGGCACACTTATCGCCAAAACTGACTGACCATCGTTACCAGTGATGGTTTTTGCACCGTAAGTCTCTTGATTCCCTGCGAAATAAACATGTGGAAAATTGTCTTCTGGGATGATAAAGGGGTCGTTTTCATAATAAGGAAAACAACCCAGTGAATCAGGTGCAGTTGGTGCAAGATGTGCACTTAATAGTGTCTGTTCCAGTAGTTTCATTGAGTCACTTTCATTTCCAAATTGCTGAAGGTTTTTGATGTTTTGTCCTGATGTACCAAGAATTTTTACTTCTTCGATCTCACACTCATAAGGGTTAGTGACAGTCTTAAATGTGCTTGTTCTATAAGATCCTGATTTTGGAAACATGCAACTATGTAATGGTTGCTGTGGTAACATAAAGTTTGTCGGATCATATTCACCTGAAAAGTATGTACATCATAGTAAAAGTATGCGtatgataaaaatttgaaactataACATGtatatgatgaaaaaaattctGTACTCCCGTagaccgtagtatgtgtaccgggttaggttaggtcataattttattacgattttccttattttagttcgaggaccgtctgtgttagccaagtgaatatacctcctgcgcataggtttcagtccctttacacaacttgatgtaaaataggtaaACAATATTTATACTGATTCACATGAAAGCAGAAATATGATTGGTGCAATGCCACGGTGGTTAGAAGGTTCAATCTGACTGTATCGTAATTTTGATTAATCATGTTCAAATCTCTTGCCCACCAGCTCACCCTGGCagtaataatacaaaaataaatagcttCTTATGTATCAGCAAATGCACTGTCACGAGTAAAGATGTCAACAAAATGTAGAATTATTGGGGAGATGAGAATTGACAGAATTGGAGCCATATATTGTGCGAAACGACATCAATTTACAGGTTCTAATCAAATACTTTCAAATCTGGAATTTGTAACCTATTTTTAGATTCTATGAGTAATGACTTCTCGGAGCCATATTGATTTCTAAAGAGAAGTCCCTACTCATAGAATCTAAGAAATAGGTTGCAAATTCCAAATttgaaaagcgtttttttaaaaCTCGATTTAATCCGATGGACAACAAAAAGACCCACCGCTCATGACATCCACACTGATCTGAGGTAAGAGTTGTACAAGAAAATCATCCAATGTTTGCATTGCAGCAACACTCTGAGCTTCCTCCTTAATTGTTAAATACTTTGCACGTTTTTGAGAGTCTTTATCCTGTGTCTCAACACTGAGTGAATTGCCTGGAATGACGCAAAAGAATAGCATAATCCAGAAAGACCCTAGCTTTTACATTGTGAGAACTAACCTGCAATAATGACATGAACAATGGATGAACTTGATTTCTGATCTGATGGTTCTCCAAGTAAACCAATAATATAATCAATCATTAATTGTATTGAAAGTAGTTTTTCATTCTTAGCTCCAAGTCCCAGACCAGAGAGTAGTAAAACAAACCTGGGTAAAGTGTAGAAAACAACAATGAAGTTTACAGGATACTTACTATTCAATAGAAACCAGTCAGTAGGATGTTTTGAATATGCATCGATTTTGCAATTGGTCGAATaagtttaatatatttattgtgaTTAATTTAGTAATTAGTTTTTTGAGGCTGAACCAATTGTGACAACAAGGACAGGTGAAAAATGTGTCAGTGAGCACTCCTAATAATTCCAAAAATAAATCGAATTCCCTTATATCTCACtactttaatattttttgttcctCTGTGGCTGTGCTCAAAAAGAACAAAAGATTCAGTAATGCGACAACGACAAGGAATTTTGAATGTGCAACAAAATTCGAAGGTAAAAGCAACTCCAAAACTATTCAAATCTAGCATACCTATCTTCATCTAACTTTGGTGGTGGTTCTTGTTTCCCAATTCCAGCGAAGGTAAAATCATCAACACGAAACTGTCCTGCTTTATCTTCGATTCCTGCTAATGCCACGACTGTTCCAGTGTATGATGTTTGTGGGTCTATGT encodes:
- the LOC120338244 gene encoding DNA polymerase delta subunit 2-like, translating into MPPTEDEETAMDTSEDTEKFVRPICLRKDCSERFRRRNLPCEKQYANMYFVRSNLMKKRLEIAAEAKWGDEYPVRQLAKVKLNEKCCVIGILFKHMDLQPSILKEVSEEHNLQVQPTREKFVSENDSLILEDTLQRISLSGNIDPQTSYTGTVVALAGIEDKAGQFRVDDFTFAGIGKQEPPPKLDEDRFVLLLSGLGLGAKNEKLLSIQLMIDYIIGLLGEPSDQKSSSSIVHVIIAGNSLSVETQDKDSQKRAKYLTIKEEAQSVAAMQTLDDFLVQLLPQISVDVMSGEYDPTNFMLPQQPLHSCMFPKSGSYRTSTFKTVTNPYECEIEEVKILGTSGQNIKNLQQFGNESDSMKLLEQTLLSAHLAPTAPDSLGCFPYYENDPFIIPEDNFPHVYFAGNQETYGAKTITGNDGQSVLAISVPSFDKTETAVLLNLRTLTCEPITFGDFWDSSEPEK